A portion of the Oxynema aestuarii AP17 genome contains these proteins:
- the ctpC gene encoding carboxyl-terminal processing protease CtpC yields MVMTKSGLVLGATAVALTAVTVTGAGLHLSQSQAFFKESPKELVDEVWQIIDRNYVDATFNQVDWRAVRQEYLNRPYGNREEAYEAIREMLEQLEDPYTRFMDPKEFENMQIDTSGELTGVGIQLAQEEETNELVVIAPIEDTPAFRAGVQARDVIKAIDGKSTEGMDINQAVNLIRGPVGSEVVLTIEREEETMNFTIRRDRIEIHPVRYSYKDSPYGGVGYIRLTQFNANAVAEMRDAIEDLEGQNVVGYILDLRSNPGGLLNASIEIARMWLDRGTIVSTVNRQGEIDRESANGRAIADKPLVVLVDGGSASASEILSGALQDNGRGTIVGTQTFGKGLVQSVRGLGDGSGLAVTIAKYLTPSGRDINHEGIVPDIEVDLSEEERKAIRQNRTLIGTLGGDPQYSRALSILGDKVAEAKATTPAPNVLSK; encoded by the coding sequence ATGGTCATGACAAAAAGCGGGCTGGTATTAGGTGCAACAGCAGTTGCGTTAACTGCTGTTACAGTTACGGGCGCAGGTCTCCATCTGTCCCAAAGTCAAGCATTTTTTAAAGAAAGTCCCAAAGAACTGGTTGACGAAGTTTGGCAGATTATCGATCGCAACTACGTCGATGCTACGTTCAATCAGGTCGATTGGCGCGCGGTTCGTCAGGAATACCTAAACCGACCCTACGGCAATCGCGAGGAGGCTTACGAGGCGATCCGAGAAATGCTCGAACAACTTGAGGATCCCTACACGCGCTTCATGGATCCTAAAGAGTTCGAGAATATGCAAATCGATACCTCCGGAGAGTTGACGGGGGTCGGAATCCAGCTCGCTCAAGAGGAAGAGACCAACGAGCTGGTGGTGATTGCCCCGATTGAAGATACCCCCGCTTTCCGCGCCGGAGTGCAAGCGCGCGACGTGATCAAGGCGATCGACGGGAAGAGTACGGAGGGGATGGATATCAATCAGGCGGTCAATTTGATTCGCGGTCCGGTCGGTAGCGAGGTGGTGCTGACGATCGAGCGCGAAGAGGAGACGATGAACTTTACGATCCGCCGCGATCGCATCGAAATTCATCCGGTTCGCTACAGCTACAAAGACAGTCCCTATGGGGGGGTCGGTTACATTCGTCTGACCCAGTTCAATGCGAATGCGGTGGCGGAAATGCGCGACGCGATCGAAGATTTAGAAGGTCAGAATGTGGTCGGCTATATCCTCGATTTGCGCTCCAATCCCGGCGGGTTGCTCAATGCCAGTATTGAAATTGCGCGGATGTGGCTCGATCGCGGTACGATCGTCTCGACGGTCAACCGTCAGGGCGAAATAGACCGCGAAAGTGCCAACGGACGGGCGATCGCCGACAAACCCCTGGTGGTTCTCGTCGATGGCGGTTCCGCCAGTGCTAGCGAAATTCTCTCCGGCGCCTTGCAAGACAACGGACGCGGTACGATCGTGGGTACTCAAACCTTCGGTAAAGGGTTAGTTCAGTCGGTACGCGGCTTGGGCGACGGTTCCGGGTTGGCGGTGACGATCGCCAAATATTTGACCCCAAGCGGTCGCGATATCAACCACGAGGGGATCGTCCCCGATATCGAGGTCGATCTGTCGGAGGAAGAACGCAAAGCTATTCGCCAAAATCGCACTTTGATCGGCACCTTGGGCGGCGACCCGCAATATAGTCGAGCGCTCTCGATTCTCGGCGATAAAGTGGCGGAAGCCAAGGCGACAACTCCCGCACCCAATGTTTTATCTAAATAA
- the ispG gene encoding (E)-4-hydroxy-3-methylbut-2-enyl-diphosphate synthase, with translation MQTLPNPSLSPTPPSDALTDTTIHRRSTRPVPVGNVTIGGGYPVVVQSMINEDTLDVAGSVAAIRRLHEIGCEIVRVTVPSMAHAKALAQIKEQLAATYQDVPLVADVHHNGMKIALEVAKHVDKVRINPGLYVFEKPQGNRTEYTQAEFDEIGQKIRETLEPLVISLRDQGKAMRIGVNHGSLAERMLFTYGDTPEGMVESALEFIKICESLDFHNLVISLKASRVPVMLAAYRLMVKRMDELGMDYPLHLGVTEAGDGEYGRIKSTAGIGTLLAEGIGDTIRVSLTEAPEKEIPVCYSILQALGLRKTMVEYVACPSCGRTLFNLEEVLHEVREATKHLTGLDIAVMGCIVNGPGEMADADYGYVGKQPGYISLYRGREEIKKVPENQGVEELINLIKADGRWIDP, from the coding sequence ATGCAGACACTTCCCAATCCCAGCCTCAGCCCAACCCCCCCCAGCGACGCCCTCACCGATACTACAATCCACCGTCGCTCGACCCGTCCGGTTCCCGTCGGCAACGTCACCATCGGCGGCGGTTATCCGGTCGTGGTTCAATCGATGATTAACGAGGATACCCTCGATGTGGCCGGGTCCGTCGCCGCCATCCGTCGCCTGCACGAAATCGGCTGTGAGATCGTGCGCGTCACCGTTCCGAGTATGGCCCACGCCAAAGCCTTAGCTCAAATCAAAGAACAACTCGCCGCCACTTATCAAGACGTTCCCCTGGTCGCCGACGTCCATCACAACGGCATGAAAATCGCCTTGGAAGTCGCCAAACATGTCGATAAAGTCCGCATTAACCCGGGACTGTACGTGTTTGAAAAACCGCAAGGCAATCGCACGGAATACACCCAAGCGGAATTTGACGAAATCGGCCAAAAAATTCGCGAAACCCTCGAACCGTTGGTGATTTCGTTACGCGACCAAGGGAAAGCGATGCGAATTGGGGTCAACCACGGTTCCCTCGCCGAACGAATGCTCTTTACCTATGGCGATACCCCGGAAGGGATGGTCGAATCGGCCCTGGAATTTATCAAAATTTGCGAATCCCTCGACTTTCACAATTTAGTTATTTCTCTGAAAGCATCGCGAGTTCCCGTGATGTTGGCGGCTTACCGTTTGATGGTCAAGCGCATGGACGAACTGGGAATGGACTATCCCCTGCATTTGGGTGTCACCGAAGCCGGAGACGGCGAATACGGTCGCATTAAGTCCACGGCGGGGATCGGAACCTTACTCGCCGAAGGGATTGGCGATACGATTCGCGTGTCGCTGACCGAAGCCCCGGAAAAGGAAATTCCGGTGTGTTACAGCATCCTCCAGGCGTTAGGTTTGCGCAAAACGATGGTGGAGTACGTCGCCTGTCCGTCTTGCGGTCGAACTTTATTTAATCTCGAAGAGGTTCTCCACGAAGTTCGCGAAGCGACCAAACACCTGACGGGTCTCGATATTGCCGTGATGGGTTGTATCGTCAACGGTCCGGGTGAAATGGCGGATGCGGATTACGGCTATGTCGGCAAGCAACCGGGATATATTTCTTTATATCGAGGCAGGGAAGAAATTAAAAAAGTCCCGGAAAATCAAGGTGTGGAAGAGTTAATTAACTTAATCAAGGCTGACGGTCGTTGGATCGATCCGTAA
- a CDS encoding serine/threonine-protein kinase, whose amino-acid sequence MIGTVLKGRYKLVKNLKRGAFGRIYLAEIYEAAGEEPVVQQPAVKQLCIVRHFQPNLAEPSILKEARWRFETEVQRLEALENCPDVAHICDAFEDEEQFYTVEDYIEGHDLGEEIGEGRRWNDRQAINLLYDVLKILEYVHGYDIVHRNIKPSNLIRRRQDGGIAAIDFGSLKEIETLAIAAQGQVTTAAIGTPGYMSIEQLGGKPTASSDLYALGMTAIQALTGMSPRQLQRHPQTGLLMWRPLVEVDARLADILDRMVHTDLNERYQRAKDVLEDLKNLHRIGEVVDNRYQILRELGEGQLDRTWLAKDLQRTGQSYCILKQLKIDNHEAFPLWEARNLFDTEAQILHGLGTHDRIPQLLADFEANGQLYLVREYVEGESLQDKLMAGERFDEGQTIAFLKDILETLKFVHEQNTIHQDLKPSSAIVRGSDGKIALTDFGSVKQISTLTIEGGQLKSVGVVGTPGYMPKEQQVGNPRPNSDIYAVGAIAIHLLTGIHPTHLGRDPETGELSWRQHATVTEGLARILDKMVLSYFRDRYGSASEVLADLAQLDANRSDTPEKAIAPSPTPTDPPRDRQRPRNRSSGTGLAPSPKWMWGVAVAAAVALVAALVSLVVQMQQARSQMQQADGFVDRANELLAAEEPNAANEECYKALAVAADYARSWQCSGDAFYTLGRHELAAIAYKKALDLDPDTARLWGDRAKVLAELERPAEALVAYDRALQLDPTLLSARSGRGRALLALERYEEAIEQFQTVAEQEPNNLEAWERQAEALDALNRPEDARQAYEGALQAYASAIAREPDNPELWAAQGRILGQLDRLDEALDSVDRALELDPNAAPIWQKKGGLLVRLQRFYDARDAFDRALELDPNSAAAWYDLASLLSTGLLRYDSGVAAYNRAIELQPDFAAAWRDRGIAQTLLGRYQAALDSFDRALEIDPQDYKTWARRGVVFNELRRYDEAIESFDRAVELETDDAFVWVSRGIALESLERYEEALDSYERAIAIDPDYQLALDYRRSVRDLLGRY is encoded by the coding sequence ATGATCGGAACTGTTCTTAAAGGGCGCTACAAACTCGTTAAAAACCTCAAACGAGGGGCTTTTGGCCGCATTTATCTCGCCGAAATTTACGAAGCGGCTGGGGAGGAACCCGTCGTCCAACAGCCAGCAGTGAAGCAATTGTGCATCGTCCGCCATTTCCAACCGAATCTCGCCGAACCGTCAATTCTCAAAGAGGCGCGCTGGCGGTTTGAAACGGAAGTGCAACGGTTGGAGGCGCTCGAAAACTGTCCCGACGTGGCTCATATCTGCGATGCTTTCGAGGACGAGGAGCAATTTTATACCGTTGAAGACTATATCGAAGGGCACGATCTCGGGGAAGAAATCGGCGAGGGTCGCCGTTGGAATGACCGACAAGCGATTAATTTGCTCTACGACGTGCTGAAGATTTTAGAGTACGTTCATGGTTATGATATCGTGCATCGTAATATCAAACCGTCCAATTTGATCCGACGGCGCCAAGATGGGGGGATCGCCGCGATCGATTTTGGGAGTTTGAAAGAGATTGAAACGCTGGCGATCGCCGCGCAAGGACAGGTGACGACGGCGGCGATCGGAACGCCGGGTTACATGAGTATCGAACAACTCGGCGGCAAACCGACGGCGAGCAGCGATCTTTACGCTTTGGGAATGACGGCGATTCAAGCCTTAACGGGGATGTCGCCGCGCCAATTGCAAAGACATCCACAAACGGGTCTGTTGATGTGGCGTCCTTTAGTCGAAGTCGATGCTCGTTTGGCGGATATTTTAGATCGGATGGTGCATACGGATTTAAACGAGCGCTACCAACGGGCAAAAGACGTGCTTGAAGATCTCAAAAACTTACATCGGATTGGCGAAGTCGTTGACAATCGCTATCAAATATTAAGGGAATTAGGTGAAGGTCAATTAGACCGCACTTGGTTGGCGAAAGATTTGCAGCGTACTGGGCAAAGTTATTGCATTCTCAAACAACTCAAAATTGACAATCACGAAGCGTTCCCGTTGTGGGAGGCGCGCAATTTATTCGATACGGAAGCCCAAATTCTGCACGGGTTGGGAACCCACGATCGCATCCCCCAATTACTGGCGGATTTTGAGGCGAACGGGCAGTTGTATTTAGTTCGCGAGTATGTCGAAGGCGAATCGCTCCAGGATAAATTGATGGCGGGAGAGCGCTTCGACGAAGGACAAACGATCGCGTTTCTCAAAGATATTTTAGAAACGCTCAAATTCGTTCACGAACAAAATACCATTCACCAAGATCTCAAACCGTCGAGTGCGATCGTGCGCGGATCCGATGGCAAAATTGCCCTGACCGATTTCGGATCGGTCAAACAAATCAGTACCCTGACCATCGAGGGGGGGCAACTCAAGAGTGTGGGGGTGGTGGGAACGCCGGGATATATGCCGAAAGAGCAGCAAGTCGGCAATCCGCGCCCGAATAGCGATATTTACGCGGTCGGGGCGATCGCCATTCACTTGTTGACGGGAATTCACCCGACCCATCTCGGTCGCGATCCGGAAACTGGGGAGTTGAGCTGGCGCCAACACGCGACGGTGACCGAGGGATTGGCCCGCATTCTCGACAAGATGGTGTTGAGTTATTTCCGCGATCGCTACGGGTCGGCGTCGGAGGTGTTGGCGGATTTGGCCCAACTCGATGCGAACCGTTCCGACACGCCAGAAAAGGCGATCGCGCCGTCTCCCACTCCGACCGATCCGCCTCGCGATCGCCAAAGACCCCGGAATCGCTCCTCGGGAACCGGATTGGCTCCCTCGCCGAAATGGATGTGGGGCGTGGCCGTTGCGGCGGCGGTGGCGCTGGTGGCGGCGCTGGTGTCCCTCGTCGTTCAGATGCAGCAGGCGCGATCGCAAATGCAACAAGCGGATGGGTTCGTCGATCGCGCCAACGAATTACTCGCCGCCGAAGAGCCGAACGCGGCGAACGAAGAATGCTACAAAGCCTTGGCGGTGGCGGCGGATTACGCTCGCTCTTGGCAGTGTAGCGGCGATGCGTTCTATACCTTGGGCCGTCACGAGTTGGCGGCGATCGCCTATAAAAAAGCATTGGACCTCGATCCCGATACGGCCCGGTTGTGGGGCGATCGCGCTAAAGTCCTCGCCGAACTGGAACGACCGGCGGAAGCCTTGGTCGCTTACGACCGCGCCTTACAACTGGATCCGACGTTGTTGAGCGCGCGGTCGGGTCGCGGTCGGGCTTTATTAGCGTTGGAACGCTACGAAGAGGCGATCGAACAGTTCCAAACTGTCGCCGAACAAGAACCGAACAATCTGGAGGCGTGGGAACGACAAGCGGAAGCTTTAGATGCCTTAAACCGCCCCGAAGACGCACGACAAGCTTACGAAGGAGCCTTGCAAGCTTACGCCAGCGCGATCGCCCGCGAACCGGACAATCCGGAACTGTGGGCGGCCCAAGGACGCATTTTAGGCCAGCTCGATCGCCTCGACGAAGCCCTCGATTCCGTAGATCGGGCGTTGGAATTGGACCCGAATGCGGCGCCGATCTGGCAGAAAAAAGGCGGCTTGTTAGTGCGCTTGCAGCGATTTTACGACGCTCGGGATGCCTTCGATCGCGCCCTCGAACTCGATCCGAACTCGGCGGCGGCGTGGTACGACCTGGCGTCGTTACTCAGTACGGGGTTGCTGCGCTACGATTCCGGCGTCGCCGCCTACAATCGCGCGATCGAATTACAACCCGACTTCGCCGCCGCTTGGCGCGATCGCGGTATCGCTCAAACCTTGTTAGGACGCTACCAAGCGGCCCTCGATTCGTTCGATCGCGCGTTGGAAATCGACCCGCAAGATTACAAAACCTGGGCCCGTCGCGGCGTCGTCTTTAATGAGTTGCGCCGTTACGACGAGGCGATCGAATCGTTCGATCGCGCCGTGGAACTCGAAACCGACGATGCCTTTGTCTGGGTTTCGCGCGGGATTGCCCTCGAATCCCTCGAACGCTACGAGGAAGCCCTCGACTCTTACGAACGGGCGATCGCTATCGATCCGGATTATCAACTGGCCCTCGACTATCGCCGTTCGGTCCGCGATCTCCTGGGCCGCTATTAA
- a CDS encoding CCA tRNA nucleotidyltransferase, which translates to MSILFPDSWPFDLNLLPPDAYLVGGAVRDSLLKRRSPHLDLDFVLPRQAVTTARQIANRYKAGFVLLDAERRIARVVFDRATVDFAKLEGTNLVADLQRRDYTINAIAYNPHTGEWLDPLGGRADLERRVLRMVSPTNLADDPLRLLRAYRQAAQLNFAIEAQTQGAIAQLARLLRQVAPERIQTELEYLLDCPSGGEWIAAAWEVGLLQPYFPDATGDRLRIAAEIERAAAAIGDRWPALKQEFAQNLHPRFKVSGYRAIAKLATLLPREVKAAETQLMQLKFSRAQMHAAVRTLKGWLRLTTETAELSALDLNHSSPRSLYFLFEAVDNMFPALVAIAVAGGMPLDAWSGAIARYLDPQDIIAHPTPLVTGKQLMQALGLRGGPQIGQLLADIQLARVEGRIHTPEDALDFAAQCRDRGVGGS; encoded by the coding sequence GTGTCTATCCTTTTTCCCGACTCCTGGCCGTTCGATCTCAACTTACTGCCCCCGGATGCCTATTTGGTGGGCGGAGCGGTTCGCGACAGCCTCCTCAAGCGGCGATCGCCCCACTTAGACCTCGATTTCGTCTTGCCGCGTCAGGCGGTCACCACGGCGCGGCAAATTGCCAATCGCTACAAGGCGGGATTCGTCCTCTTGGATGCAGAACGGCGGATCGCCCGGGTGGTCTTCGATCGCGCTACGGTCGATTTCGCCAAACTCGAAGGGACGAACTTGGTGGCAGATTTACAGCGCCGAGATTACACGATTAACGCGATCGCCTACAACCCCCACACCGGAGAATGGCTCGACCCCCTCGGCGGACGAGCCGATCTGGAACGCCGGGTGCTGCGGATGGTCTCGCCGACCAACTTAGCCGACGACCCCCTGCGGTTGTTGCGCGCTTACCGTCAAGCCGCTCAATTGAATTTCGCGATCGAAGCCCAAACTCAAGGGGCGATCGCCCAGTTAGCCCGCCTGTTGCGGCAAGTGGCGCCGGAACGCATTCAAACGGAGTTGGAATACCTGCTCGACTGTCCCTCCGGGGGCGAGTGGATCGCTGCCGCCTGGGAGGTGGGCTTGCTACAGCCCTATTTCCCCGACGCTACGGGCGATCGCCTCCGGATCGCTGCCGAAATCGAACGGGCGGCGGCGGCGATCGGCGATCGCTGGCCCGCGTTAAAACAGGAATTTGCACAAAACCTGCACCCTCGTTTCAAGGTGTCCGGCTACCGGGCGATCGCCAAATTAGCCACCTTGCTCCCTCGGGAGGTCAAAGCGGCGGAAACGCAACTGATGCAGTTGAAGTTCAGCCGCGCCCAAATGCACGCCGCCGTGCGTACTCTCAAAGGTTGGCTGCGCTTGACGACGGAGACGGCAGAGTTATCGGCGCTGGATTTAAACCACTCGTCGCCGCGATCGCTGTATTTTCTGTTTGAGGCGGTCGATAACATGTTTCCGGCCCTGGTGGCGATCGCCGTCGCCGGGGGAATGCCCCTCGATGCCTGGTCCGGGGCGATCGCGCGCTACCTCGACCCGCAAGATATCATCGCCCATCCGACTCCCTTGGTGACCGGAAAACAACTGATGCAAGCCCTCGGACTTCGAGGCGGTCCGCAAATCGGCCAGCTTCTGGCGGACATTCAACTGGCGCGGGTCGAGGGTCGCATTCACACCCCAGAAGACGCCCTCGATTTTGCGGCCCAATGCCGCGATCGCGGTGTCGGCGGATCCTAA
- a CDS encoding NAD(P)/FAD-dependent oxidoreductase: MHDRLSEDSNHHLPQVDVAIVGAGMAGSIAARRLRQIGYRVVIVEKSRGVGGRVATRRMHDTHADLGLPAWSVQGKFMQGILTAISRREAIAPWTDTIYEFDGESFVKNTHWSPAYVSPAGINRIAKYLASGLEIWRQRRAVAIAPTPDRTWYIALEATGSDRSDATPMELTATAIVLATPAPQAVTLLETVNGHFSPHFLDTARSVEYDPCITEIAGYSPDKQGEILRRSPPWRAVRFPRDPVLASVSWESSKRTGDRAPVFVFHSSAAFAETYLDTNDLTLVAQALRDRASETLFPWLDRPEWWQVHRWRYAFCRRPHHGPLLASTQPAIVACAGDWCQDNTHLSHFSSIETALNSGDRAAFWVNQQLENRSFPPFVSLWKS, encoded by the coding sequence ATGCACGATCGTTTATCAGAAGATTCAAATCATCATTTACCCCAAGTTGACGTGGCGATCGTCGGCGCCGGAATGGCAGGATCGATCGCCGCCCGACGATTACGCCAAATCGGTTATCGCGTCGTCATCGTCGAAAAATCCCGAGGGGTCGGCGGACGAGTTGCGACCCGGCGAATGCACGATACCCATGCCGATCTCGGTTTACCCGCGTGGTCGGTGCAGGGGAAATTCATGCAAGGTATCCTTACTGCGATCTCTCGGCGAGAGGCGATCGCCCCTTGGACGGATACGATTTACGAATTCGACGGCGAAAGTTTTGTAAAAAATACGCACTGGTCGCCCGCCTATGTTTCTCCCGCAGGGATCAACCGAATCGCCAAATATCTCGCCTCCGGACTGGAGATTTGGCGACAACGGCGGGCCGTGGCGATCGCCCCCACCCCGGATCGTACTTGGTATATTGCCCTCGAAGCCACGGGAAGCGATCGCAGTGACGCGACGCCGATGGAGTTAACGGCGACGGCGATCGTCCTCGCCACTCCCGCGCCGCAAGCGGTGACCCTGTTAGAAACGGTAAACGGCCATTTCTCGCCCCATTTCCTCGATACCGCGCGATCGGTGGAATATGACCCGTGCATTACCGAGATCGCGGGCTATTCCCCGGACAAACAAGGGGAGATCCTGCGGCGATCGCCCCCCTGGCGCGCGGTTCGCTTCCCAAGAGACCCCGTTCTCGCCTCGGTGAGTTGGGAAAGCAGCAAACGCACGGGCGATCGCGCCCCCGTTTTCGTGTTCCACAGTAGCGCCGCATTTGCCGAAACTTATTTAGATACAAACGATCTTACTTTAGTGGCACAAGCATTGCGCGATCGCGCCTCAGAAACATTGTTTCCTTGGCTCGACCGACCGGAGTGGTGGCAAGTCCATCGCTGGCGTTACGCCTTCTGTCGCCGTCCCCACCACGGACCGCTACTGGCGTCCACCCAGCCCGCGATCGTCGCTTGTGCGGGGGATTGGTGCCAAGATAACACACATTTAAGCCATTTTAGTTCGATTGAAACGGCATTAAACTCGGGCGATCGTGCGGCATTCTGGGTCAACCAGCAATTAGAAAATCGGTCTTTTCCGCCGTTCGTGAGCCTTTGGAAAAGCTAA
- the menB gene encoding 1,4-dihydroxy-2-naphthoyl-CoA synthase → MDIQWQTVKTYEDIQYHKSDGIAKITIDRPHKRNAFRPKTVFELYEAFLDAREDGNIGVVLLTGAGPHSDGKYAFCSGGDQSVRGDAGYIDDAGVPRLNVLDLQRLIRSMPKVVIALVAGYAIGGGHVLHVICDLTIAADNAIFGQTGPKVGSFDGGFGSSYLARIVGQKKAREIWFLCRQYDAQQALEMGLVNCVVPVEQLEAEGVKWAQEILEKSPIAIRCLKAAFNADCDGQAGLQELAGNATLLYYMTEEGSEGKKAFLEKRSPDFRQYPWLP, encoded by the coding sequence ATGGACATCCAATGGCAAACCGTTAAAACTTACGAAGATATCCAATATCACAAAAGTGATGGCATCGCCAAAATTACCATCGATCGCCCTCACAAGCGTAATGCTTTCCGTCCGAAAACGGTTTTCGAGTTGTACGAGGCGTTTTTAGATGCCCGGGAAGACGGCAATATCGGCGTGGTTCTGCTCACCGGGGCTGGACCGCACAGCGATGGGAAATATGCCTTCTGTTCGGGGGGCGATCAAAGCGTGCGCGGTGACGCGGGTTATATCGACGATGCGGGGGTTCCGCGTTTAAACGTCCTCGATTTGCAACGACTGATCCGGTCGATGCCTAAAGTGGTGATTGCGTTAGTCGCCGGATACGCGATCGGTGGCGGTCACGTCCTGCACGTTATTTGCGATTTAACGATCGCGGCGGACAATGCAATTTTCGGACAAACCGGACCGAAAGTCGGCAGTTTTGACGGCGGTTTTGGGTCGAGTTATTTGGCGCGAATTGTCGGACAGAAAAAAGCCCGAGAAATTTGGTTTCTCTGTCGTCAGTACGACGCCCAACAAGCTTTAGAAATGGGTTTAGTCAATTGCGTGGTTCCGGTGGAACAACTCGAAGCTGAGGGAGTGAAATGGGCGCAAGAAATTTTAGAGAAAAGTCCGATCGCGATTCGTTGTTTGAAAGCGGCATTTAATGCAGACTGCGACGGTCAAGCGGGATTGCAAGAATTGGCGGGCAATGCCACCTTGTTGTATTACATGACTGAAGAAGGATCGGAAGGGAAAAAAGCCTTTTTAGAAAAGCGATCGCCGGACTTTCGTCAATATCCTTGGCTGCCTTAA
- a CDS encoding pyridoxal phosphate-dependent aminotransferase encodes MNRETLRMQAVQSPIIPVVGELIRQHPGTISLGQGVVSYPPPPQAKSAVLSFFDNPDNHKYKSVRGIPELLDLIETKVISENQINMTDDRCIVVTAGGNMAFMNAVLAIASPGDEIIIQSPYYFNHEMAIAIAGCRAVIVETDENYQLRPEAIAAAITHRTRAVVTISPNNPTGAVYSEYALRSVNKLCRDRGIYHITDEAYEYFIYDGAHHFSAGSIPGSGEHTISLFSLSKAYGFASWRIGYMVLPKHLLDSVKKIQDTILICPPAISQFAACGALTAGFAYCRDRIDRIAEVRHLVLDLLEPIRDLCTIPDAKGAFYFLLKVHTDLNAMELVEKLIREYRVAAIPGTTFGIESSCYLRVAYGALERETAAEGIGRLTRGLRGIIAVS; translated from the coding sequence ATGAATCGAGAAACTTTGAGAATGCAAGCGGTTCAATCCCCGATTATCCCGGTCGTGGGTGAGTTGATTCGGCAGCATCCAGGAACGATTTCTCTAGGACAAGGGGTGGTTTCTTATCCGCCACCACCTCAAGCTAAAAGCGCAGTTTTATCCTTTTTTGACAATCCAGACAATCATAAATATAAATCCGTTCGAGGGATTCCCGAGTTACTGGATCTTATTGAAACTAAAGTCATCAGTGAAAATCAGATTAACATGACTGACGATCGCTGTATTGTCGTCACGGCGGGCGGGAATATGGCATTTATGAATGCGGTGTTGGCGATCGCCTCTCCCGGAGATGAAATTATTATTCAAAGCCCTTATTATTTCAATCATGAAATGGCGATCGCGATCGCTGGATGTCGCGCCGTCATCGTCGAAACTGACGAAAATTACCAACTTCGTCCGGAGGCGATCGCGGCGGCGATTACCCATCGAACTCGTGCAGTGGTCACCATTTCTCCGAATAATCCCACCGGGGCAGTTTATAGCGAATACGCTTTACGTTCGGTCAATAAACTGTGTCGCGATCGCGGAATTTATCATATTACCGATGAAGCTTACGAATATTTTATTTATGATGGCGCGCACCATTTTTCGGCGGGGTCAATTCCTGGAAGTGGCGAACATACGATTTCCTTATTTAGTCTTTCCAAGGCTTACGGATTTGCTAGTTGGCGCATCGGTTATATGGTTTTACCGAAGCACTTACTCGATTCGGTGAAAAAGATTCAAGATACGATTTTAATTTGTCCTCCAGCGATCTCGCAATTTGCCGCCTGTGGTGCTTTAACCGCAGGTTTTGCTTATTGTCGCGATCGCATCGATCGAATTGCCGAAGTTCGTCATCTCGTTCTCGATTTACTCGAACCAATTCGCGATTTATGTACGATTCCCGACGCGAAAGGCGCTTTCTATTTTCTGCTCAAAGTGCATACCGATTTAAACGCGATGGAACTCGTCGAAAAACTGATTCGCGAGTATCGAGTTGCGGCTATTCCGGGAACGACCTTCGGGATTGAATCGAGTTGTTATTTGCGGGTGGCGTATGGCGCGTTAGAACGAGAAACGGCGGCGGAAGGAATCGGTCGGTTAACCCGTGGTTTGCGCGGAATTATCGCTGTTTCCTAA